Proteins co-encoded in one Quercus robur chromosome 8, dhQueRobu3.1, whole genome shotgun sequence genomic window:
- the LOC126697376 gene encoding chalcone--flavanone isomerase-like — protein MVLAASLPGVQVEHVAFPSTAKPPGSTNTLFLGGAGVRGLEIQGKFVKFTAIGVYLEDNAVPSLAVKWRGKSAEELTESVEFFRDIVTGPFEKFTQVTTILPLTGQQYSEKVTENCVAFWKSVGLYTEAETKAVEKFLEVFKDENFTPGSSILFTQSPKGSLTIGFSKDGSIPEVGKAVIENKLLSEAVLESIIGKHGVSPEAKECLAKRLSELLKQDTDKVAENQQCECEGH, from the exons ATGGTCCTAGCAGCGTCTCTTCCAGGAGTTCAGGTCGAACACGTGGCGTTCCCATCCACGGCAAAACCTCCGGGCTCAACCAACACACTGTTCCTCGGCGGCGCAG GGGTGAGAGGGTTGGAGATTCAAGGGAAATTCGTGAAGTTCACGGCGATCGGAGTGTACTTGGAGGATAATGCAGTGCCGTCGCTCGCCGTTAAGTGGAGGGGAAAGAGTGCGGAGGAGTTGACTGAATCCGTTGAGTTCTTCAGGGATATCGTTACAG GCCCCTTTGAGAAATTCACACAGGTCACGACGATCTTGCCATTAACCGGCCAACAATACTCGGAGAAGGTGACAGAGAATTGTGTTGCCTTTTGGAAATCTGTTGGACTTTACACAGAGGCAGAAACCAAAGCCGTTGAAAAGTTCCTTGAGGTCTTTAAGGACGAGAATTTCACCCCCGGTTCTTCTATACTTTTTACGCAATCACCCAAGGGATCATTGACG ATTGGCTTCTCTAAAGACGGGTCAATACCTGAAGTTGGGAAAGCGGTGATAGAGAATAAACTACTATCAGAGGCAGTACTGGAGTCCATTATTGGCAAACATGGTGTTTCTCCTGAAGCGAAGGAGTGTTTGGCTAAGAGGTTATCGGAGTTGCTGAAACAGGATACTGATAAGGTGGCCGAAAATCAACAATGTGAATGTGAAGGTCACTGA